TCTTTTACTTTTCTTCAATAATCTTTTAACCGTATTGTTATTACTAATGATTTTGTCCTCCTAAAACAGATATCAAAGGTTATTATAACACAAATAAACAGTCGTTTTTTAAAAAGCAATAAAAAACGAGGTAGGAAAATCAGCTTCGATTCCAACCTCGGTTTTATTAGCATAATCAATGTTAACGACGTGTTCTATAGAAATAGACACCTGCCACAGCAACAATTACAAGACCTACAGTAGTTAACAAAAGCCCTGCTTGTTCACCTGTTGATGGTAAAACAAATTTCGCTTTTTGCTTGGTTACTTGTTTTGAAGTTGTTGTTATGTTTGTTGTTGTCGGAACATTCGTTTGAGAAGCAGTCGTTTTTGTTTGTGTTGTTGAAGCTCCTGTTGTGCTAGTAGCTGTTTCTGTAGTAGTTGAATTATTATTTGTTGTACTACTTGTTTCTGTTGTCGCTTCACTAGTTGTCGTTTCAGAAGATGACGAAGTTGTTGTTTCAGTAACAGTTGTTGTTTCTGCTTGCCTCTTTACTCTAGAACTAGCTCTACCATATGCGGATTCAATACGAGCGTAGCCTGTTTGATTGGAATAATTAATATTATTTCCTGAAATAGCAATAGTGTTGCTGACATCTTTACCAGCAGATTGAGAAGAAGTTAAACGAGTAGTATAAGAGATAAAGATAGCGTTGTTACTGGATCCTGGAATTGTATAGGTAAATCCTGTTGTCAATCCTAAATCATTAATTTGATAAGTAACATTTTTTGAAAAATCCTCAGCATAAGGTCGCGAAGCAGCTTCATCTAAACTGTTAACATCATCACCAGCAATGTACTGCAAGCGTGCAGCAACCAAGGAATCTTTTACGATTTCTTGATCTTCTCCGACAACATCAGTCAAAGTCAAATTATCAATAGCACCTTGTTTGTTGTTAATGAGAACTTTCCAGTGAATCAAACCAGAATTACTTTTATCCTGATAACCCACTTTGTTAACATCTGGACTTATTGGCGTAATATCTTTGTCTTTAACATAAGAGCTATAAGCAACATTATTATAGTTAAAGTTTACAACACCAGGAATAGAAATATTGTTATGATTCAATTGTGCATTAAAATTTAATGTCATAGCCTTATCATTAGGCAGTTTTTCAAAAATATCAGTAAAGGTAACTGTTACTTCTCCTGTATTAGGATCAGTTGTTGCTTTACCAGCTAATTGCCCATTGGTATGCATAACATCGAAAGTTAGAGCAGTCGTAAATTGTAATTGCTCTGGCAACTTAATGGTTAAAGTATCCCCAGCCTTAATACTGACTTCATCTGGGAAAGTAATAGAATTACTGAAAGAAAGTGGTTCCCAATAATTAACAGCCTTAGATGGATCATTAGAAAGTGCTGTACCATCTGATTTTGTGATAGAAGCCGTATTTGTATAATTTGTGACTTGGTCAGCTTTTACAATCTTCGTTACCCAAAAAGCTCCCAATAAAATAGTAAGGACTGAAACCAAGCTTAATAGTTTACGTTTCATTTTCATAATAGAATTTTCTCCTTAGTTAATCTGTAGAATATTTTGAATTGTTATATCTACATCTACATTTTAACATAAAAATACTGTTTTTAACAAGAAGTCTTCAATTGTTATTATTTTGTTATTTTAATATTTCTATAATTTTTCGCTTATCTTTGTATCATAAAATTTTGTTTTGAAGGTTTTATGCACAATTATTTCACATCAATACTCAACAACTACAACAAGCAACACCATAAATCTTAAAGATATAAAATAATTGACTAATTAATTTTATTTTATATCTTTAACTAATTGACTATACCTAAATAATTATTTATAATATTATATAAAATAATTGATTGGAGTGAGTTTATGCCAAAAAGAATTCAATATTCAAATCAGAAATTTAAAATATTACAAGCAAATCTCTCATCTATTCGAAATATAGCTAATTGGACAGCTAAAGAGTTGGGAGCTAAAATTGGTGTTACCAAACAAACCATTAGTAATCTTGAAAATTCTAATGGACAAACAAATAATTTAAATTCCACACAATATCTTGCCATTCGTTCTGTCATTGATCATGAAATTACTATTACTGATAACCCTGTTTTAAAAAAAACAATGGACTACTTATTCAACCAAGAACAAGACAATATAGATTCAAACATAAAGTTGAAATCGGCTAAAGATATAAAAATCGCACAACTTGGAGCCGCATCAAAAGCTGCATATACTTCTCAGATAAAAAACAGTGAACAGACAAATCTAGAGAGAAAAACAATGGCTGTTTTCGCTTTGCTTCCTTTAACTACTTCTATTTTGGGTTCTACCACCTCTACTTATAAGCCCTTTTCCTTTTTTGATGACGTTATTCCTCCTTGCTAAATAGATATTTTACTGCCAACAAAAAAGTTTAGAGTGAAAGTGAATTTCACCCTAAACTCTCTTTAAATTTTTAATCAACATCAATAATCATTCATAGAGGCTGGCACCATTAGTTTCAATAACCTTTTTATACCAAGCAAATGATTTTTTCTTATAGCGTACCAAACTTCCAGAACCATCATCGTTGCGATCAACATAGATAAAACCATAGCGTTTACTAAGTTCTGCAGTTGATGCAGAAACAAGATCTATTGGCCCCCAAGTTGTATAACCAAGTAAGTCTACACCATCTTGCAGGGCTTCTCCTACTTGCATCAAGTGTTTTTGAAGATAATCAATACGGTAATCGTCTTCAACGGTCGGTCCATCTGGTCCTTGAACAAGAACATCTTTGGCACCTAGACCATTTTCTACAATAAAGAGTGGTAATTGATAACGATCATAAAAGTCATTAAGAACTAGACGTAAACCAACAGGATCAATTTGCCAACCCCATTCTGAAGCTTGAAGATAAGGATTTGAAAGACCTCCCAAGACATTACCTCTTCCTGAATTGTAGTCTTCAGGATTATGAGCTGCTGCTACTGACATATAG
This region of Streptococcus mutans genomic DNA includes:
- the wapA gene encoding wall-associated protein WapA, whose amino-acid sequence is MKMKRKLLSLVSVLTILLGAFWVTKIVKADQVTNYTNTASITKSDGTALSNDPSKAVNYWEPLSFSNSITFPDEVSIKAGDTLTIKLPEQLQFTTALTFDVMHTNGQLAGKATTDPNTGEVTVTFTDIFEKLPNDKAMTLNFNAQLNHNNISIPGVVNFNYNNVAYSSYVKDKDITPISPDVNKVGYQDKSNSGLIHWKVLINNKQGAIDNLTLTDVVGEDQEIVKDSLVAARLQYIAGDDVNSLDEAASRPYAEDFSKNVTYQINDLGLTTGFTYTIPGSSNNAIFISYTTRLTSSQSAGKDVSNTIAISGNNINYSNQTGYARIESAYGRASSRVKRQAETTTVTETTTSSSSETTTSEATTETSSTTNNNSTTTETATSTTGASTTQTKTTASQTNVPTTTNITTTSKQVTKQKAKFVLPSTGEQAGLLLTTVGLVIVAVAGVYFYRTRR
- a CDS encoding helix-turn-helix transcriptional regulator, with the protein product MPKRIQYSNQKFKILQANLSSIRNIANWTAKELGAKIGVTKQTISNLENSNGQTNNLNSTQYLAIRSVIDHEITITDNPVLKKTMDYLFNQEQDNIDSNIKLKSAKDIKIAQLGAASKAAYTSQIKNSEQTNLERKTMAVFALLPLTTSILGSTTSTYKPFSFFDDVIPPC